One window of bacterium genomic DNA carries:
- the rsmH gene encoding 16S rRNA (cytosine(1402)-N(4))-methyltransferase RsmH: protein MAEVHDPVMVAEAVDALGCRPGGLWVDATVGAGGHAAAILERTAPDGFLIGIDRDREILEAASRRLAPHAGRFALVHGTFGRLGEIVTGAGRGPAAGVLIDLGLSSLQLDEADRGFSFRADAPLDMRMDRSDGATALELIASLDETELARIIYEYGEEPQSRRIARAIRRERERGGALTTQRLAAAVAAAVGGR from the coding sequence ATGGCCGAGGTGCACGACCCGGTCATGGTCGCCGAGGCGGTGGACGCGCTCGGCTGCCGCCCCGGCGGACTCTGGGTGGATGCCACCGTGGGCGCCGGCGGCCACGCCGCCGCCATCCTCGAGCGCACCGCTCCCGACGGGTTCCTCATCGGCATCGACCGCGACCGCGAGATCCTCGAGGCCGCCTCGCGCCGCCTCGCGCCGCACGCGGGGCGCTTCGCGCTCGTGCACGGCACCTTCGGGCGGCTGGGGGAGATCGTGACCGGCGCGGGCAGGGGCCCGGCGGCCGGCGTGCTCATCGACCTCGGCCTGTCCTCGCTCCAGCTCGACGAGGCCGACCGCGGCTTCTCCTTCCGCGCCGACGCCCCGCTCGACATGCGCATGGACCGCAGCGACGGCGCCACCGCGCTGGAGCTGATCGCGTCGCTCGACGAGACCGAGCTGGCGCGCATCATCTACGAGTACGGCGAGGAGCCGCAGTCGCGCCGCATCGCGCGCGCCATCCGGCGCGAGCGCGAGCGCGGCGGCGCGTTGACCACGCAGCGGCTGGCGGCGGCGGTCGCCGCGGCCGTCGGCGGCCG